The Streptomyces sp. NBC_01775 genome includes a region encoding these proteins:
- a CDS encoding WD40 repeat domain-containing protein: MSDERLILSSVAPDGRLDDLAVVEVDGAPLVVCTGFYKLWSWAPLRDEWLERPLAYAFAEDPLAAQYPDAENDVDSVAVAVSDGRVVLAAGGDEQGAAIWNLDSGELLRGTTYGEPYVSSVATVKGAGPPLFVASSGVHWDGVRLWGPSGEEPPVELDAGPIWGLATASIDGRSLVVGGGEEGVEVWNAANGEQVASFPVDDEQRAYAVALSQLDGRPVVVAGTDSGKVYVFDLSGDEGDDPIHEPSTGHEGGINALDIALAGDRVALVTGGEDGTVRIWDLADGRQIGPPLTGHDGSVEAVVVTTMRDRPVALTAGRDGVVRVWDLTL, translated from the coding sequence ATGTCTGACGAACGTTTGATTCTGAGCAGCGTGGCGCCCGACGGCCGCCTCGACGACCTGGCGGTGGTCGAGGTGGACGGGGCGCCGTTGGTGGTGTGCACCGGCTTCTACAAACTGTGGAGCTGGGCTCCGCTGCGGGACGAGTGGCTGGAGCGGCCGTTGGCGTATGCCTTTGCCGAGGACCCACTTGCCGCCCAGTATCCGGATGCCGAGAACGATGTCGACTCGGTTGCCGTGGCTGTTTCCGACGGGCGCGTGGTACTGGCCGCCGGTGGCGATGAACAGGGAGCGGCCATCTGGAACCTGGACAGCGGCGAGCTGCTGCGCGGGACGACCTATGGCGAGCCCTACGTCTCGTCCGTCGCCACGGTGAAAGGTGCGGGACCACCACTGTTCGTGGCAAGCAGCGGGGTCCACTGGGACGGAGTCCGGCTGTGGGGGCCGTCCGGCGAGGAGCCTCCGGTGGAACTGGACGCCGGCCCGATCTGGGGTCTCGCCACCGCAAGCATCGACGGCCGCTCGCTGGTCGTCGGGGGCGGAGAGGAAGGGGTGGAGGTGTGGAACGCGGCAAACGGCGAGCAGGTCGCGTCGTTCCCCGTGGACGACGAGCAGCGGGCATACGCCGTCGCGTTGTCCCAGCTCGACGGTCGTCCGGTCGTCGTGGCGGGCACGGACTCCGGAAAAGTGTACGTGTTCGACCTGTCCGGGGACGAAGGCGATGATCCGATCCACGAACCGTCCACCGGTCATGAGGGCGGCATCAACGCCTTGGACATCGCCCTGGCCGGCGACAGGGTGGCCCTGGTGACCGGCGGCGAGGACGGGACCGTGCGGATCTGGGACCTCGCAGACGGCCGACAAATCGGGCCGCCGCTGACCGGCCACGATGGGAGCGTTGAAGCTGTGGTGGTCACCACGATGCGGGATCGCCCGGTCGCCCTGACCGCCGGCCGGGACGGCGTCGTACGCGTCTGGGATCTGACCCTCTGA
- the gndA gene encoding NADP-dependent phosphogluconate dehydrogenase yields the protein MTASAQIGVTGLAVMGRNLARNFARNGLTVALHNRTSARTRELMDEFGSEGEFVPASSAEEFVASLERPRRLVIMVKAGAPTDAVIEEFADLVEPGDVIIDGGNAHFEDTRRREAALRERGIHFVGTGVSGGEEGALLGPSIMPGGSAESYASLGPMLERIAARAPDGAPCTTHVGPDGAGHFVKMVHNGIEYADMQLIAEAYDLLRQVGGYSPAEIADIFRTWNEGRLDSYLIEITAEVLSHTDAATGKPFVDVVQDQAEQKGTGRWTVQIALDLGIPVSGIAEAVFARAVSGHADLRAASRHLSGPALRPLGKEEAAAFTDRVEQALYASKIVSYTQGFHEIAAGSEQYDWNIDLGKIAAIWRGGCIIRAAFLDRITTAYTARPQLPSLLADKGFAEEIAAAQDDWRQVLATAVTQGVPTPGFAAALAYYDSLRAERLPAALTQGQRDYFGAHTYHRTDRDGVFHTLWGGDKTEVES from the coding sequence ATGACTGCATCGGCCCAGATCGGGGTCACCGGATTGGCCGTCATGGGGCGCAATCTGGCCCGTAACTTCGCCCGGAACGGCCTCACCGTCGCGCTGCACAACCGCACGTCCGCCAGGACGCGGGAGCTGATGGACGAGTTCGGAAGCGAAGGCGAGTTCGTGCCGGCGTCCTCGGCCGAGGAGTTCGTGGCGTCGTTGGAGAGGCCCCGCCGCCTGGTGATCATGGTGAAGGCGGGGGCGCCGACGGACGCGGTGATCGAGGAGTTCGCCGACCTGGTCGAGCCCGGTGACGTGATCATCGACGGCGGCAACGCGCACTTCGAGGACACCCGCCGCCGCGAGGCGGCGCTGCGCGAGCGCGGTATCCATTTCGTCGGCACCGGCGTCTCGGGTGGCGAGGAGGGCGCCCTGCTGGGCCCCAGCATCATGCCGGGCGGCTCGGCCGAGTCCTACGCGTCGCTGGGACCGATGCTGGAGCGCATCGCAGCGCGCGCCCCCGACGGCGCCCCGTGCACCACCCACGTCGGCCCGGACGGCGCCGGGCACTTCGTGAAGATGGTGCACAACGGCATCGAGTACGCCGACATGCAGTTGATCGCCGAGGCGTACGACCTGCTGCGGCAAGTAGGCGGCTACTCCCCCGCCGAGATCGCGGACATCTTCCGCACCTGGAACGAAGGCCGCCTCGACTCGTACCTCATCGAGATCACCGCCGAGGTGCTGTCGCACACCGACGCGGCGACCGGCAAGCCCTTCGTCGACGTCGTGCAGGACCAGGCAGAGCAGAAGGGCACCGGACGCTGGACCGTGCAGATCGCCCTCGACCTGGGCATCCCGGTCTCCGGAATCGCCGAGGCCGTCTTCGCCCGCGCCGTCTCGGGCCACGCGGATCTGCGCGCCGCCTCCCGCCACCTGTCCGGACCCGCACTGCGGCCCCTCGGCAAGGAAGAGGCGGCGGCCTTCACCGACCGCGTCGAACAGGCCCTGTACGCATCGAAGATCGTCTCCTACACCCAGGGCTTCCACGAGATCGCCGCAGGCAGCGAGCAATACGACTGGAACATCGACCTCGGCAAGATCGCCGCGATCTGGCGCGGCGGCTGCATCATCCGGGCCGCCTTCCTGGACCGGATCACCACGGCCTACACGGCCCGGCCCCAACTGCCGAGCCTGCTCGCCGACAAGGGCTTCGCCGAGGAGATCGCCGCCGCCCAGGACGACTGGCGGCAGGTGCTCGCCACAGCCGTCACCCAGGGCGTCCCCACCCCCGGCTTCGCCGCCGCCCTCGCCTACTACGACTCCCTGCGCGCCGAACGCCTGCCCGCCGCCCTCACCCAGGGCCAACGCGACTACTTCGGAGCACACACCTACCACCGCACCGACCGCGACGGCGTGTTCCACACCCTCTGGGGCGGCGACAAGACCGAGGTCGAGAGCTGA